Part of the Thermodesulfobacteriota bacterium genome is shown below.
TAGAACTTTGCAAGGAACTTTCATATGACATGGTGATAACGGACATAAAGATGCCACAGGTTACTGGTCTGGATGTTCTGCATAGGATCAAAGAGATAGCTCCTGAAACTGTTATCATTTTAATTACTGCTTATGCTACTATGAAAACCGCTATTGAAGCTATGAAAGAGGGTGCCTATGACTATGTTACCAAACCGTTCAAGGTTGATGAGATAAAATCAATCATTAAAAATGCGTTAGAAAGTAAAAAGCAGTATAGGGAAAACACGTTAGTTCCGGGTGAATTTGATAATAGTTATAAATTTGGCAGTATTAACCTGGTTGGTAAAAGCAAAGAAATGATGAGGGTTTATAACCTTATCCAAAAGGTCTCTCAGACCAAGTCAAATGTATTGATATGTGGAGAGAGTGGGACAGGTAAAGAATTAGTAGCAAAAGCTATTCACTATGACAGTTCTCGAAAAGACCACCCACTTTTAACTATTAACTGCGGCGGTGTCCCTGAGAGTTTACTTGAAAGTGAACTATTTGGTCACAAAAAAGGCTCCTTTACCGGGGCATTATACAATAAAGCTGGATTGTTCGAGGCAGCTGATGGAGGGACAATTTTCCTGGATGAGGTGGGTGATCTTCCTTTACCAATACAGATTAAGCTGTTGAGAGTAGTCCAGGACAAAACCTTTAAGCCAATCGGAGAAACTGAGGAGAGTTCTGTAGATGTCAGGATAATCTCAGCAACAAACAAGGATTTGGAGGACAAGGTTATTCAAGGAGAGTTTAGGGAAGATCTGTTTTATCGTTTAAATGTAATCCAGATCAGGATACCACCTTTAAGAGATAGAAAAGAGGATATCCCAATCCTGACCCGTTATTTTTTAGAAAAGTACTCAAACGAACTGGGCAAAGATATAAGAAGAATATCCTCTTATGCAATGGAATCCCTTTTAAACTACAAGTTCCCAGGAAATGTTAGAGAACTTGAAACAATCATAGAAAGAAGTGTTGCTTTAGAGACTCCGAGCATTGTCCTGCCCGAGAGTTTAGCCCTTGCTGAATCCAAAAACGGTTACGAAAAACCCGCCAAAGAGATAAAGATAGAAGTTCCCCATGAAGGGCTGGATATGGAAGCAGTTTTAAGAAATCTGGAGAAGAACATACTGCTGGACACCCTTAAAAAGACCCATGGAGTTAAGAAGGAGGCGGCGGAATTGCTAAATATCAATTTGAGGTCTCTCCGTTATAAATTGGAAAAACATGGGATCATGGATAGCGAAGATGACTATTAAGCAGTATTCAGACACCAGGGACTCCCAACCAGAAGATGTCCAAAGAGAATTCCTGAAGAAGCTTCATTGGTTGATGTTC
Proteins encoded:
- a CDS encoding sigma-54 dependent transcriptional regulator, translated to MANILVVDDEPSMLEFLKIMLKKEGYDVDCTTNGKEAIELCKELSYDMVITDIKMPQVTGLDVLHRIKEIAPETVIILITAYATMKTAIEAMKEGAYDYVTKPFKVDEIKSIIKNALESKKQYRENTLVPGEFDNSYKFGSINLVGKSKEMMRVYNLIQKVSQTKSNVLICGESGTGKELVAKAIHYDSSRKDHPLLTINCGGVPESLLESELFGHKKGSFTGALYNKAGLFEAADGGTIFLDEVGDLPLPIQIKLLRVVQDKTFKPIGETEESSVDVRIISATNKDLEDKVIQGEFREDLFYRLNVIQIRIPPLRDRKEDIPILTRYFLEKYSNELGKDIRRISSYAMESLLNYKFPGNVRELETIIERSVALETPSIVLPESLALAESKNGYEKPAKEIKIEVPHEGLDMEAVLRNLEKNILLDTLKKTHGVKKEAAELLNINLRSLRYKLEKHGIMDSEDDY